TCGCGTGGACGAAGGCGGTCGGGTCCTTCTCGACGGCGTGCACGCGGGCGCGGGGCGCCTCCAGCGCGATGGACAGCGCGATCGCCGCGGAACCGGTGCCGAGGTCGACGACGAGGGGGTCGCGGACGTCCATGTCGCGCAGCGTCTCCAGCGCCCAGCCGACCATCACCTCGGTCTCCGGGCGCGGCACGAACACGCCGGGCCCGACCTTCAGCTCCAGGTACCGGAAGAAGGCGCGGCCGGTGATGTGCTGGAGCGGCTCCCCCGCCTCGCGGCGCGCGACGAACTCCCAGAACCGGGCGTCGAACGCGCTGTCGGGGACGCCGTGCAGCTCCGAGCGCCGCACCCGGTGCACGGCCGCCGCGAGCTCCTCGGCGTCGGCGCGCGGCGAGGCGGCGCCAGCGTCGGCGAGCCGCGCGGTGGCCCTGGCGATCTCGTCGAGCAGCAGGTTCATGATCCTGCCCTTCGAGGGGGGACGACCCCCCACGCCCCCCGGTTCGCCGCGCTCATGCGTGCCTTCCGAGGGGGGACGACCCCCCACGCCCCCCGGTTCGCTGCGCTCATGCGTGCCTTCCGAGGGGGGACGACCCCCCACGCCCCCCGGTTCGCTGCGCTCATGACTTCTGGGCTTCGGCCAGGCGGCGTTCCATCTCTGCGTCGACCAGCGCCTGCGTGAGGTTGTGGAGGTCGCCGTCCAGCACCTGGTCGAGGTTGTAGGCCTTGTAGCCGACCCGGTGGTCGGAGATCCGGTTCTCCGGGTAGTTGTAGGTGCGCACCCGCTCGGAGCGGTCCACGGTGCGGACCTGGCTCTTGCGCTCGGCGGAGGCGGCCGCGTCGGCCTCCTCCTGCGCCATCGCCAGCAGCCGGGACCGCAGGATGCGCAGCGCCTGCTCCTTGTTCTGCAGCTGGCTCTTCTCGTTCTGGCAGGAGACGACGACACCGGTCGGCAGGTGCGTGATGCGGACCGCGGAGTCGGTCGTGTTGACGCTCTGCCCGCCCGGCCCGGACGAGCGGTAGACGTCGATGCGCAGGTCGTTCGGGTCGACCTGGACGTCGACGTCCTCGGCCTCGGGCGTCACCAGGACGCCGACGGCGCTGGTGTGGATGCGTCCCTGCGACTCGGTCGCGGGCACCCGCTGCACCCGGTGGACGCCGCCCTCGAACTTCAGCCGCGTCCAGACGCCCTCCTCCTGGGCGCCCCTGGCCTTCACCGCGACCGTGACGTCCTTGTACCCGCCGAGGTCGGAGGGATGGGAGTCGAGGATCTCGGTCTTCCAGCCGGCGCGCTCGGCGTAGCGGAGGTACATCCGCAGCAGGTCCCCGGCGAACAGCGCCGACTCCTCGCCGCCCTCACCGGCCTTGACCTCCAGGATGACGTCCTTGCCGTCGCTCGGGTCGCGCGGGACGAGCAGCCGCCGCAGCCTCTCCTCCAGCTGCGTGCGGCGCTTGGCGAGGTCCTCGGCCTCGGCGGCGAACGCGGCGTCCTCGCCGCTCAGCTCGCGGGCGGCGGCGAGGTCGTCCTCGGTCGAGGCCAGCTCGCGGTGCGTCTCGACGATCGGGCGCAGCTCCGCGTAACGCTTGCCGAGCTTGCGCGCGAGACTCTGGTCTGCATGGACGGACGGGTCGGCGAGCCGTTCCTCGATGCCCGCGTATTCGCTGATCAGATCGTCGAGATTCACGCTGTGTCCTGGCCCGTTGCGGTGCGGGGACGGCCGCCCTCGCACCGGTTTCGGGCGGCCCGGGGACCTGGAGTCCCCGGGCCGCCCCTGATGTCCGCCGTGCGGCTCGCCCTACTTGTCGGCCTTCTTCTTGCCGAAGCGCTGCTCGAAGCGCGCGACCCGGCCGCCGGTGTCGAGGATCTTCTGCTTGCCCGTGTAGAACGGGTGGCAGTTCGAGCACACGTCCGCGTGGATCACGCCGTTCTCGGCGGTGCTGCGGGTCTCGAAGGTGTTGCCGCACGTACACGTCACGGTCGTGACGACGTAGTTCGGGTGGATGTCGGGCTTCATCGGTTCTCCTCGCTTCAGGCGGTCGCCGGGCGCCCCCGGATCCGCATGGCGATGCCATCGGAGATGTGGGAGGCGTGAACCGGTACCGCAGCGGTTGCACACCAAGTGTGCCAGATACCGGAACGTCGCGAGGTCACCGGGCATTCCCGAACCGGGACCGGGGGCGAGCGGGCCGGGCGACCGAAGGCTACCCCAGCCCCAGGTAGGCCAGGACCGCCATGACGCGGCGGTGGCCGCCCTGGGCGGGCTGCAGGCCCAGCTTCATGAAGATGTTGGAGATGTGCTTCTCCACGGCGCCCTCGGTGACGACGAGATCGGCGGCGATGGCGCCGTTCGAGCGCCCCTGCGCCATCAGCCCGAGCACCTCGCGCTCGCGCGGGGTCAGCGCCTCCAGCGGGTCGCCGCTGCGGCGCCGGCCGAGCAGCTGGCCGATCACCTCGGGGTCGATGACCGTCCCGCCGGCGGCGATGCGGCGCACCGCGTCGATGAACTCCTCGACGTCCGACACCCGCTCCTTCAGCAGGTAGCCGACGCCCTGCGTGCCGCCGCCGATGAGGTCGGTGGCGTAGCGCTCCTCCACGTACTGGGACAGCACGAGGATCGGCGTCCCCGGACGGTGCTCCCGGACGGCGAGGGCCGCGCGCAGGCCCTCGTCGGTGTACGAGGGCGGCATCCGGACGTCCACGATGGCGAGGTCGGGGGCGTGCTCCTCGACGATCCCGAGCAGGCCGGGGCCGTCGCCCACGGTCGCCACCGTCTCGATCCCCGCGTCGGCGAGCAGCCGGACGAGCCCTTCCCGCAACAGCACCGAGTCCTCGGCGATCACTACCCGCATCCGGCCATTATCGTGCCCGGCGCGGCCCCGCGCGCCGGGATCACCACGTGCAGGGCAGATCCGCGCGGATGATCGTCGGGCCGCCGGGCGGGCTGTCCACGATCAGCATGCCGTCGATCGTCGCCGCCCGGTCGGCCAGCCCGGCCAGGCCGCCGTCCGGCCGCGCGACCGCGCCGCCCACCCCGTTGTCGATCACCTCGACGACCACCCAGCGGTCCTCGCGGGCCACCCGGACGGACGCGCGGGTCGCGCGGGCGTACTTGGCGATGTTGGCCAGCGACTCGGCGACGATGAAGTAGGCGATGCTCTCGACCGCCGCCGGCGGGCGCTCGGGCAGGTCGACCTCCACCTCGACCGGGACCGGGGCGCGCCCGGCCAGCCCGGACAGCGCCGGGTCCAGGCCGCGGTCGGTGAGGATCGCCGGATAGATCCCGCGGGCGAGGTCGCGCAGCTCGGAGATCGCCTCCCGGGTGCCCGCGTGCGCCTGCTCGATCAGCGCCCGCGCGCCCTCGGGGTCCTCGTCGAGCTTGGCGCGGGCGCGGCCGATGTCCATCGCCACGGCCAGCAGCCGCTGCTGCGCCCCGTCGTGCAGGTCCCGCTCGATGCGGCGCCGCTCGAACTCGGCCGCGTCCACCCCGCGGGCGCG
The sequence above is a segment of the Actinomadura coerulea genome. Coding sequences within it:
- the prmC gene encoding peptide chain release factor N(5)-glutamine methyltransferase, translating into MNLLLDEIARATARLADAGAASPRADAEELAAAVHRVRRSELHGVPDSAFDARFWEFVARREAGEPLQHITGRAFFRYLELKVGPGVFVPRPETEVMVGWALETLRDMDVRDPLVVDLGTGSAAIALSIALEAPRARVHAVEKDPTAFVHATRNVEELDERGRVRLHLDDFAAALTELDGTVDLVVSNPPYIPMSEWEYVPRDVRDHDPADALWGGGDDGLDAIRVVERTARRLLRPGGYAAVEHSDLQGNGVYWVFAEEHGWRDVRNRRDLANRDRFVTARLAAD
- the prfA gene encoding peptide chain release factor 1, translating into MNLDDLISEYAGIEERLADPSVHADQSLARKLGKRYAELRPIVETHRELASTEDDLAAARELSGEDAAFAAEAEDLAKRRTQLEERLRRLLVPRDPSDGKDVILEVKAGEGGEESALFAGDLLRMYLRYAERAGWKTEILDSHPSDLGGYKDVTVAVKARGAQEEGVWTRLKFEGGVHRVQRVPATESQGRIHTSAVGVLVTPEAEDVDVQVDPNDLRIDVYRSSGPGGQSVNTTDSAVRITHLPTGVVVSCQNEKSQLQNKEQALRILRSRLLAMAQEEADAAASAERKSQVRTVDRSERVRTYNYPENRISDHRVGYKAYNLDQVLDGDLHNLTQALVDAEMERRLAEAQKS
- the rpmE gene encoding 50S ribosomal protein L31, giving the protein MKPDIHPNYVVTTVTCTCGNTFETRSTAENGVIHADVCSNCHPFYTGKQKILDTGGRVARFEQRFGKKKADK
- a CDS encoding response regulator transcription factor, which codes for MRVVIAEDSVLLREGLVRLLADAGIETVATVGDGPGLLGIVEEHAPDLAIVDVRMPPSYTDEGLRAALAVREHRPGTPILVLSQYVEERYATDLIGGGTQGVGYLLKERVSDVEEFIDAVRRIAAGGTVIDPEVIGQLLGRRRSGDPLEALTPREREVLGLMAQGRSNGAIAADLVVTEGAVEKHISNIFMKLGLQPAQGGHRRVMAVLAYLGLG